A single region of the Ctenopharyngodon idella isolate HZGC_01 chromosome 21, HZGC01, whole genome shotgun sequence genome encodes:
- the LOC127503743 gene encoding nuclear factor 7, brain-like, whose protein sequence is MKMESLSVEELSCPVCIEIFKFPVVLSCSHSFCKECLQQFWRSKKTRQCPVCRRRSSKTDPPSNLVLKNLCESFLNVEEVCNLHGEKLKLFCLEDSQSVCLVCRDSDKHAHHQFKPIKDVLPSYKEELRIALKSLQEKLKHMEEVKGECEEAVEHIQTQAQHTKHQINEEFKKLHQFLIEEEEAKITTLREDEEQKIQMMKENLEEMNKQISALSDTIKDIEEEMKAKDVLFLNNFKATMERAQSPHPNPQMSSGALINMANHLGNLAFGVWLKMRDIVQNAPVNLDPNTAHPELHLSDDLTSMTWTMDTQAFPANPERFDIYPCVLGSEGFNSGTHCWDVEVGDNIHWTLGITTASNQRKGFTFFDKDVWCVWYKNKEYFSHHQEQTYTPFSVKERLRRVRVLLDWDQGRVSFSDPLTPDTHLCSFTATFTERIFPFFSSVCLTSGLRILPVKIFVTDKHSDSYI, encoded by the exons atgaaaatggagtCTTTATCTGTGGAAGAGCTTTCTTGTCCTGTGTGCATTGAGATCTTCAAATTTCCTGTTGTTCTGTCATGCAGTCATAGTTTCTGTAAAGAGTGTCTTCAACAGTTCTGGAGATCAAAGAAAACTCGACAGTGTCCGGTCTGCAGGAGAAGATCCTCGAAAACTGATCCTCCTAGTAATCTTGTGTTAAAAAACTTGTGTGAGTCTTTCTTGAACGTTGAGGAGGTTTGTAATTTGCATGGTGAGAAACTCAAACTCTTCTGTCTGGAGGACAGTCAGTCAGTGTGTTTAGTGTGCAGAGATTCAGACAAACATGCTCATCACCAATTCAAGCCAATCAAAGATGTTCTTCCTTCTTACAAG GAGGAACTCCGTATCGCACTGAAGTCCTTACAAGAAAAGCTCAAACACATGGAGGAAGTTAAAGGAGAGTGTGAGGAAGCGGTTGAACACATCCAG ACTCAAGCTCAGCACACAAAGCATCAGATTAATGAGGAGTTTAAGAAGCTCCATCAGTTTCTCATTGAGGAAGAAGAGGCTAAAATCACTACACTGAGGGAGGATGAGGAGCAGAAGATTCAGATGATGAAGGAGAATCTGGAGGAGATGAACAAACAGATCTCAGCTCTTTCAGATACAATCAAAGACATTGAGGAAGAAATGAAAGCCAAGGATGTCTTGTTTCTAAAT AACTTTAAAGCCACAATGGAAAG AGCCCAGAGCCCACATCCGAATCCACAGATGAGTTCTGGAGCTCTGATTAATATGGCGAATCACTTGGGAAACCTGGCATTTGGTGTATGGCTGAAGATGCGAGATATTGTCCAAAATG CTCCTGTGAATCTGgaccccaacactgcacatccCGAACTCCACCTGTCTGATGATCTGACCAGCATGACATGGACCATGGACACTCAAGCATTTCCTGCTAACCCAGAGAGATTTGACATCTATCCATGTGTCCTGGGTTCTGAAGGCTTTAACTCAGGAACACACTGCTGGGATGTGGAGGTTGGGGACAATATACACTGGACTCTTGGAATAACAACAGCATCAAACCAAAGGAAGGGGTTTACTTTCTTTGACAAAGATGTCTGGTGTGTGTGgtacaaaaataaagaatatttcTCACATCACCAAGAGCAAACCTACACTCCCTTTAGTGTTAAAGAGAGGCTTCGGAGGGTGAGAGTACTGCTGGACTGGGATCAAGGAAGAGTGTCATTTTCTGATCCACTAACACCTGACACTCATCTGTGCTCATTCACAGCAACCTTTACGGAGAGAATCTTTCCGTTCTTCTCTAGTGTTTGTCTCACTTCTGGTCTGAGGATTCTACCAGTgaaaatatttgtaacagacAAGCACAGCGACAGTTATATATGA
- the rexo4 gene encoding RNA exonuclease 4, with product MSEVKLNKHAESAQTNGQETKKKKKPDRKTFFYHTKPTVKQKTKPKTVNPKIMPPTEAQEYSCNWKNLLQTLTANPQKKDERKKQTKDSKDKGKQLQKTPSVSKDSRKPDKLFKKPSEKVEKAEKVGDQQNGKDPTGHKQFKAEKRKRKDEKEKPVNKKNVKEVDKKPAEPDIWFDDVDPDDIESAVGTEAADIVRKRNGTLKCNTEVTDKALVKEHGFEGLTRAVAMDCEMVGVGLDGQESILARVSIVNHFGKCIYDKYVKPTEKVTDYRTAVSGIRPADIENGADFKTVQKEVAQILEGRILVGHAIHNDLKILLLGHPKKMIRDTQKYKPFKERVKSSRPALRVLSKKILNVEVQKGEHSSVQDAQATMRLYTMVKKQWEAELKAARAGKYQKSPRIPKAPKNQSK from the exons ATGTCTGAAGTTAAGCTGaataaacatgctgaaagtGCTCAGACTAATGGCCAAGAAactaagaagaaaaagaaacctGACAGAAAGACGTTCTTCTACCACACGAAACCAACTGTAAAgcagaaaacaaaaccaaaaactgTAAATCCAAAAATTATGCCCCCCACAGAAGCTCAGGAGTATTCCTGCAATTGGAAGAACTTACTGCAG ACGCTCACTGCAAATCCTCAAAAGAAGGATGAAaggaaaaaacagacaaaagatTCAAAGGATAAAGGAAAGCAGCTTCAGAAGACACCGTCAGTTTCCAAAGACTCTCGTAAACCAGATAAACTCTTCAAAAAACCCTCGGAGAAAGTAGAGAAAGCAGAGAAAGTTGGAGACCAACAGAATGGAAAAGACCCCACTGGACACAAACAATTCAAAGCagagaagaggaaaagaaaGGATGAAAAAGAGAAACCAGTGAACAAAAAGAACGTCAAGGAGGTGGATAAGAAACCTGCAGA GCCTGATATCTGGTTTGATGACGTGGACCCTGATGACATCGAGTCTGCCGTGGGGACCGAGGCTGCAGACATCGTACGAAAGCGGAACGGAACTTTGAAGTGCAATACAGAAGTCACGGACAAAGCGCTTGTGAAAGAGCATGGGTTTGAGGG ATTGACGCGTGCTGTTGCCATGGACTGTGAGATGGTGGGGGTCGGATTGGATGGGCAGGAGAGCATTCTAGCACGAGTCTCGATCGTCAACCACTTTGGGAAATGCATCTATGATAAATACGTCAAACCCACGGAGAAGGTTACGGACTACCGGACGGCCGTGAGCGGCATCAGGCCAGCGGACATTGAAAATG GCGCGGACTTCAAGACAGTCCAGAAGGAAGTGGCTCAGATTCTGGAAGGAAGAATTTTAGTGGGACACGCCATTCACAATGACTTAAAG ATTTTGTTGTTGGGTCATCCCAAGAAAATGATTAGAGACACACAGAAATACAAACCATTTAAGGAGAGAGTAAAG TCCTCACGTCCTGCATTGCGGGTGTTATCCAAAAAGATTCTCAATGTTGAAGTCCAGAAGGGTGAACACTCATCC GTTCAGGACGCTCAGGCCACCATGAGGTTGTACACTATGGTGAAGAAGCAGTGGGAGGCGGAGCTTAAAGCAGCGCGGGCGGGTAAATATCAGAAGAGTCCACGAATACCCAAAGCTCCTAAAAACCAGAGCAAATGA